A part of Pseudomonadota bacterium genomic DNA contains:
- a CDS encoding class I SAM-dependent methyltransferase: MTQEIYDRTYFEDGLASGKSLYNGFKWIPERSFQEAMAIIDAFSLTRDDKILEFGCAKGFLVKALRYLGRDAYGCDVSRYAICTADSDVRQYLKLCTPFNPFPYVPDEFDLIVAKDVLEHLEVSQLDMLLDKFRPSCEKLFVAVPIGDGTKFIVPEYNYDVTHKIAESTQWWIKKFQEHGYEILSYKPYMPGMKNNWTHYANGNCFFSLSSE, translated from the coding sequence ATGACGCAGGAAATCTACGACCGCACATATTTCGAAGACGGTTTAGCTTCTGGGAAATCGCTTTACAACGGTTTCAAATGGATCCCAGAACGATCTTTTCAAGAAGCGATGGCCATCATTGACGCTTTTTCTTTAACACGTGATGATAAGATCTTAGAATTCGGATGTGCGAAAGGCTTCCTAGTAAAAGCTCTGAGATACCTTGGCCGAGACGCATATGGATGCGATGTAAGCCGATATGCAATCTGTACAGCAGACAGCGATGTGCGCCAATATCTAAAATTATGTACTCCGTTTAACCCATTCCCATACGTTCCTGATGAATTTGATCTTATCGTTGCAAAGGATGTGCTCGAACATTTGGAAGTATCGCAACTTGATATGCTCCTAGATAAATTCAGGCCATCCTGCGAAAAGCTGTTTGTTGCTGTCCCTATCGGCGATGGTACAAAATTCATTGTTCCTGAATACAACTACGATGTCACTCACAAGATCGCAGAATCTACACAATGGTGGATCAAAAAGTTTCAGGAACATGGATACGAAATACTATCGTATAAACCTTATATGCCTGGTATGAAAAATAATTGGACGCATTATGCAAATGGAAACTGTTTCTTCAGCTTGTCAAGTGAATAG
- a CDS encoding AAA family ATPase — MKIDVFQDLLLNLCMKQIHMNLLFIGPMGVGKTWCIEEVAESMNVLLEKEEFGFVDLRLANNEPGDIIGFPREKNGVTFWTRPEWFPKPGTRGLLLLGEINRAPIDVRQAVFSLLSERRLHTHKLPDGWIIVGDMNPDNGEYQVDTLDKAMNRRFCQIVATPDALSWCKWAKEYGVDKKIIQFINENKKMLYKEERIEITAFPTPEGYRLVDEILTADVIPSTDDAKMEVISGIIGEDAAVALAPYLVRPVRNCVTAVEILEDYANVVDDVKEQSNDRMNKTIDEFTIMFSKDGEVPETHNQLKNLIAFMCDLPAEWLTTLLIGIKGNKKLLKKCGEDRRLNSYLQNIKKQTNATNNE, encoded by the coding sequence ATGAAGATTGATGTTTTTCAAGATTTGCTTTTAAATCTCTGCATGAAGCAGATTCACATGAACCTGCTCTTCATCGGACCAATGGGCGTCGGCAAGACATGGTGTATCGAAGAAGTTGCTGAGAGCATGAATGTTCTACTCGAAAAAGAAGAATTCGGATTCGTCGACCTTAGACTCGCAAACAACGAGCCTGGAGACATCATCGGCTTCCCGCGTGAAAAGAACGGTGTAACGTTCTGGACGCGCCCCGAATGGTTCCCAAAGCCTGGCACGCGAGGACTGCTGTTGCTCGGCGAGATCAATCGCGCGCCTATCGATGTCAGACAAGCTGTGTTTTCGCTCCTCAGCGAACGAAGACTGCACACCCATAAGCTTCCTGATGGGTGGATCATCGTGGGCGACATGAATCCTGACAATGGGGAATACCAAGTCGATACTCTCGATAAGGCTATGAACAGGCGGTTTTGTCAGATCGTTGCAACTCCCGACGCATTGTCGTGGTGCAAGTGGGCCAAGGAATATGGCGTCGACAAAAAGATCATTCAATTCATCAACGAAAACAAGAAAATGCTGTATAAGGAGGAAAGGATAGAAATTACAGCATTCCCGACTCCCGAAGGTTACAGGCTTGTCGATGAAATTCTAACAGCCGACGTCATCCCAAGCACTGACGATGCAAAGATGGAGGTCATTTCGGGCATCATCGGCGAAGATGCAGCGGTCGCTCTGGCGCCATACTTGGTGCGCCCCGTAAGAAACTGCGTGACTGCCGTTGAAATCCTCGAAGATTACGCTAACGTCGTGGATGATGTCAAAGAACAGAGCAATGACCGTATGAACAAGACTATCGACGAATTCACCATCATGTTCAGCAAAGATGGTGAGGTGCCCGAGACACATAACCAATTGAAGAACCTGATCGCATTCATGTGTGACCTCCCTGCTGAATGGCTGACGACGCTCTTGATAGGAATCAAGGGCAATAAGAAGCTTTTGAAGAAGTGTGGCGAAGATCGAAGGCTGAACAGTTATCTACAAAACATCAAGAAGCAGACAAACGCCACAAACAACGAGTAG